Part of the Drosophila pseudoobscura strain MV-25-SWS-2005 chromosome 2, UCI_Dpse_MV25, whole genome shotgun sequence genome, TCACATTCTGTTAGTAGCCCTAGCCTAGCCAACCACGAAAACTACATATATGTGACTACGACCAACACTGGAGATACTGGAGATACTGGCTACTGGCTACTGGCTTTTGGCCGCCAGACAACAGGATAAAcgggagcaacagcaacaacaacacaacaaacaaactatctaatcccacacacacacgcacccgCACACATGGCGCTTGCGCGGCTCCACGACATGGCATTGCATggtggagtgggagtgggaatggaaGTGGCTAAGTGGCAAAGTGGCAACTGGTGAGGTAAGATCGTAACTGGTAACTGGTAACTGGCAAAACTTAGGACACACATagcgcacacacaaacacaagacAACAGAGGTACGTGTACCTACCGATTGGCTACTCACAATTCCGAGCGGCAGTCCACCAACTTGCGGCGACAAGTGCGGCACCGTGGGCACTGCGGTGGGCGGCACCGGCGACGGCAGGAGTGCGGCCGCCGCAGCGGCTATGGAGTTGGGCGGCGGAGGCTGAGCCATAGcagagctgccgctgctgctgctgccaaggTTTGTTGTACTGTGGGGACCATCGTGCGGTGTGGTGCTGTGTGCCCGATGATGCAGTGCGCCTGTATAATAGCCGCCATTTAATCCTGTTTTGTATTTcgattgttttttgtatttgtatttgaaaGTTAGGTAAAGATTATGAAAtgttgctggttttttttgtttttgtttttttttttatgtgggGAGAAGATTTTTTGATTCGAtttaaatttcttttcttttttgcttgtGTTCtgggttttcggttttcggttttcggttttggtaTTGGTTTTGTGCGAGTAGTGGACGTTGGTAGAATTGGCAGAGTCTGAGTTTTGGGTGGTGTGACTGCGTGTGATCTATGAGAGTTGGGGCTGGCTCGGAGAGCGGAGACTGTGATGCGATGAGTGCGGAACAGGCCCTGCCCTGCACGGGTAATCCGTTCCCTTACAGCTAAATAGTACAATAAgatatggctatggctatggctatggctggaCGGCCATCGATTACTGACTTTCGCTGGGGAGAAACGGAGAGCTTACTGGAGCTTAAActagatagatatagatatataggTATACGACATATCAATCTTTCGATCTCGTTAGGTACTACTGTAAGGCttggtctgctctgctctgctctgctgctgctgctgctttgatTGATCTCGATTCTTGATCCCAAACAAAAACGTGAATGGCAGTGAGGGGTTGGTTAGGGAGACACAGTCTTGCAACACTGCCACACAAAAGGAACAACGAACACGATCGGTTAAACATGGACTACCGCAAGTTAAAACAATAATTGGTTCATTAaagattttgtttttatttgtttttatcttcttggtttcttttgttttgttttttgttttgtattgttttcTGGAAAGGTTTTCTTGGTTTTTAAATTAACTTCTCTTTCATCAATCTTCATCAATCATCAtctgcatcatcatcagcttCTTCATCTactttttgtttcgctttgttGCTTCATTTTCATCGTCAATTGTTACgctttaattttatttagctttcacagttattaaaaatatcCTTTTATACATTACAAAATAACAGTATTTTATTCTTTTGTCTCATTTACTCATTACTCATTACGTTTACTTTTTTACTCGTTACTCTTTACTCGTTACTCTTTACTTTTACGTTTAGCTTATGCTTATTTATGTTTTACTTTGCTCATTTGTTGTGTTGCAGCTTGCTATATAGTAGGatcgcgtgtgtgtgtgtgtgcgtgtgtgtttgtgtgtgtggcatgggtATCTgttgtctgtatgtgtgtgtgtgtgtatgctttGTGCTTGTTAATGTATTcaaatattacaaaatttgcatccctacaaaacaacaaacaaaccaaaaaacggagtggagtggagtagagtggGCCGGGAGCGGGTGGATGGACACTAAACTAATGCAATAATGAAATAGCTTGCTTAATTAAGGAAAACGATTGGATCTGCGTGTGCATACAACGAGTAGATAAATAAAGATGGTTCCAAAAAAAATCTAAGGAAACTCTGTCCAATATATGCAGATGGGCATGGGCTGGGCTGGCCCACTGCTTGAAGCTTTTCTCTCGTTCGTTCTTTCGTTTAAACTTAAATTgcaaaattgtacaaaatgaTACTCTCACAATTGTTGCGCGTCCTTCGTTAAATGTATGTAAACATATCTCGTTAATcctttaaataatattacaaTTTATACGCTAACAAAGTTTaatggggggtggggagagggggggaaggAGGCCAGGACCACTCTCTGATGATCCCATAATATCCCTTCCATCCGTTCCTCGTCAATCATCGATCATCGATCATAAAGGTAAATCTAGGTTCATTAATATTACATGTattattcttttcttttctttttttttcgttttgttgttgggtttttttgttttttgtttttgctttaatataatttctgtttatattttaaatgtaCATAGACTATGCTTTAATGTTAATTGTAGTTCTTTCCTTCTATTTATAGATGTGGTTGTTGAGAGTCTAACGCGCCGTGTTGTCtcctatatgtatattaacGTATATAAATATTACTTCTTTGCTGTGTTACGTTACAAAAGATGTGGTGTTCGGTTCGGTACGGTTTCGGTTCGTAAGGCGAAAATAAACTTGGATGATGAGATCATTATGCAATACAGTAGAGCAGAGCTTGAGCAGCAGAAtagcattttcattttcaattttcaattttcaatttgatcAACATTCAACGGAACGGTTATTTGATCTTAACTTGTTGTTTTACAATCGAAAGTCAGCAATAAATGGCGCTAATTCAAGTAGTAACCAATATCCGGTTCCTTCTTATGACTAAACAAAATTACGTTtgttctttcttgttttttgaCGAGGGAGCAGCTCTCGATCTGGTTGGTATTTCGGTATTTATTCGCTTGTTTCTAGTTTATAATTGTGTTAACTTGTAAATGgataactctctctctctctctctttctctggtaCAGTGAATACTCTAATAATCATCAAGTGGAGTGGTGGCAACACCGAACAATATTACTCCACAtactcttctcttctcttctctgaTTGTTTctagtttctgtttctgtttaaGTAAAGCCGAGAGTACGGGGCACGAGTTAGGTATTGATTGGGTTAGGATCAGGATGGAATTTCAAGGAAGAGGGTAAGTCGCGAAACATTAACAACAATAATCCATCATATTGTTTACTTTCACCTTGTTTTCGTGTGTAAATATTCttgtgaaatatatatatatatatatatatatatgtatgtatgtatatggataGTGTCTCCTtccaatataaatatatgcatatagtTGCGCTTGTGCTTGGTATATAATTCATGCTTCTGGGGACTCCTATATCTCAATAAAGGGAGCTAATAATCTCTGAAGCTAGTTGGAAAATTGTTGCACTTATTTCACACACAATTGAAcagacatatacatatatatatcccacatacatacatacacacacatacacatacatacatatatgctaaCTAAACCGAAAGACTTTGTTCTGAcacgcaacaaaaaaaatgttcttaaATGTGTAGCAAGCAATTTTTAGATGACCCGGAGAACTTTTTCACGACATGGATAGTAAATATGCAGATTTAGATATATAGGTTTTTATTATTGTCTTTTTTGGGCTTTCTTTTGTTCTTAAGTTAAGCACCTTGTGATACACAACATTAAGACCACATACTTTCAAGGACTGGCCTTGTAATTTGCTAATAATCAAGACGACATATCTGTTGGGATCATCGGAATCCTGAAAATCTGAGCTTCGCGTATCGTTGCACAATTTTGGTTCGTTGATGTTTCGACTCCTTGGCTGCCTGAAGGTTGGCTCCGCAGCCAAACCTGGTCCACGGTACGCGTTGAAATTCGACGGTGAGGAAGTTCTTATTCCCAGGACTCCGATGATCCCAACAGACTTAAATTTCCCATACGTTATGCATTCGCCGTGACTATTAACAAATCACAAGCCCAATCCTTGAAAGTATGTGGTCTGCGccttgttgttggtttttgcgCCTgctaagaaaacaaaaaatgttgtgTATCAAAAAATGCTTAActgaagaaaaaaagaaagcctAACCAAGGCAAAAATAAAACcttatatttaaaatacaaaactcTGCTTATTGACTGCCCAAGTCGGTAAAAAGTTCACGGGGTCATCTTAAAATTGCTCGCTATTAGCCAGATTTTTGTAGTGGCAGAGCAACGTCTGACGGGTTGGCTAGTTGTTAATAAACTGTGGCCAACATCGGCTGCGCTATAAACCtctgcatccgcatccgcatcgaCATCGAAACTATCTCTAACCGAGGAGCGGTTCCCCCtctttacatatacatatacatacatatatatatatatatttatatatgtggCTTAAACTGCATTACACTTATATATCATCAACTCTTACAGCGCGTTCTCATCTCCCGTCGTcggtccgtccgtctgtctatctttatatactatatatatatatatatactttcgAATGAGTCAGAGAAAGAATAGAAGTATGTTTTTGGATGCATATACTACATCTGGTTGGGtatgtgtgcttgtgcttgtgtttgtggagtgtgcgtgtgtgccagtgtggtatgtggtatgtgtgtgggcgagtgtgagtgtgagtgtgttgcATAAAGTAAATGATGTTCTTAAACGATTTCTGGTATCTGTATTGAATTGATTcttgttctgtttttgttttgtttttgttttttgttttgttgttttacttGTAAtaacgctctctctctctctttctctcttctctctcctctctcgctctctcgcctGTCTGTTGTTTCTCTCTACTTTTCTTGATTTGATATCATTTGTAGTTTACCTTCGGGATAAACAGCCGCCGCAACGCCACCGGCCGCAGCGGTGGGCGGCGTGCGCATGAAGTACTCCTTGTTGACACAATTCCTCAGCACGTCTGGAATATTGCCGACGATTGCTCGCCGGATCTCAGTGGCTGCCATTTCGCGCAGCTCCGTGGCGGACGCGTCGCTGAAGAAGGCGGCGTGCGGTGTGCAAATCAGATTGGGGGCATCCTTGAGGGCGCCCTGCAAGCGTTAAAGGTTTTACAAATAGGTTAGTAGGGAACGTGCTCGACATTGGCGCGTCGTCGTCTCAGATTGCGTAAAATGTCTCGTTTTACAACAATCTCTTACTTGAAATACATTGTAAGGTTCGTTTTCGTGCACATCCAATGCGGCAGCTCTTATCCGGCCCTGTTTCAGCGCCAACGCCAATGTCTCGTCATCGACCAGACCGCCGCGGGCGGTGTTCACCAGAAATGCACCAGGTCGCATCTAAAATACGTTCCAACGGGGGAGAGGGAAGCAGAGACTTTTAGATTCTAGAGATCGATCTACGAGCAGTATTGTGTATGCACTGACCTGTTTAATTGTGAATTCATTGATTAAATGATGATTGTGCTCGTTGAGCGTGCAATGCAGTGAGACGCAGTCGGACTGGAATAGCAGATCCTGCAGCGTGTAGACGCGTGTGAGGCCCAGTGACTTATCAATGCCGTCGGGTAGGTAGggatcgtagaagatgacatTGAAGCCAAATGCTTTTGCTCTCAAGGCCACGGCGCTGCCAATGCGACCCAGTCCGACTAGGCCTAAGGTATCACCGCGTATGCGGGCACAGCCCTgcggaaaagagagagattaAAAATCTGGTTTTCTTGCTACCGATTGCCGATTGCTGATGGCCGATTCTTACATGCGCTGCCTCCCGCACTTGCTCGGGGCCCGTGAACTTTTTGCCTTCGCGCACCATATTCGCCAGCCAGTATGTGCGCCGGTATAGGTTCAGGATCAGGCACATCGTTGTGTCGGCCACCTCCTCGACACCGTAGCCGGGAACGTTGCACACGGCGATGCCCAGTTCGCCCGCTGCCTTCACATCGATGTTGTCTGTGCCGCTGCCGATGCGCACGATGATGCGTAAAGCTTTGAACTTCTCAAGATCCTCCTTTGTCAAGATGATGGTGTGCCACATCAGTGCCCCGACTGCCTCGTTGAGTACCTGTCATCGAAAGAGCATCGAACACAAGATTGATTAGAATCGTAGATTCTCGTAGATTGCAAACTTGcaaaatacaatataaataCCTTCTCGTGTATTTCGGAGGTGCTTTGTGCATCGCAGAAGGCAACCGTGGCCACATCCTTCAGTATGGGCATCTCGATCGAACAGTCCCGGCCGTCCAGCAGGGCCACCAGCGGACGCGCCTGCAGTGGCCCGTTGGCGAAGGTGCCTTTAACGTCAATGCGCGAGCGCTTCGGCATCATCAGATTCTTGTCCATTTTGTTGTAATCGTACTTCTGTCTGTCACTgtcactggcactggcacctggcactgctgctgctgctgctgctgtgtcacTGCTATCCGTTGCTGTATCCTTTTGATTGTTTCCTCTGTGTTTTCCGTTTTAGGAGAGGGGGCAGGCGCTGGGCGCAATTGGTATACTCTTAGACTGGGATTCTGTCCTTTTTATGGTTTTGTGGACTCGCGTTCTTGCTATGTCTTGGTTGGTCCCCTTTCGACCGCACGCTTTCGATggctttaattaaatcaatgGGAAAAAAACCTTTTTCAAGACGAAGACGATGCAAACGGTGCTGCAATCATTTTTGGCGCTTCATATTGAAATCGAGCAATTGAAATCCTGCAATAAACCGAAAgagaacaacaaaacacataaattaaatggaaaaacatGAAATGTGATGTAGTCGTCCATGTTcgggaacaaaaaaaaaaaaaaacgcaacaATCAGCAGCATACA contains:
- the CtBP gene encoding C-terminal-binding protein isoform X1 translates to MDKNLMMPKRSRIDVKGTFANGPLQARPLVALLDGRDCSIEMPILKDVATVAFCDAQSTSEIHEKVLNEAVGALMWHTIILTKEDLEKFKALRIIVRIGSGTDNIDVKAAGELGIAVCNVPGYGVEEVADTTMCLILNLYRRTYWLANMVREGKKFTGPEQVREAAHGCARIRGDTLGLVGLGRIGSAVALRAKAFGFNVIFYDPYLPDGIDKSLGLTRVYTLQDLLFQSDCVSLHCTLNEHNHHLINEFTIKQMRPGAFLVNTARGGLVDDETLALALKQGRIRAAALDVHENEPYNVFQGALKDAPNLICTPHAAFFSDASATELREMAATEIRRAIVGNIPDVLRNCVNKEYFMRTPPTAAAGGVAAAVYPEGLNGGYYTGALHHRAHSTTPHDGPHSTTNLGSSSSGSSAMAQPPPPNSIAAAAAALLPSPVPPTAVPTVPHLSPQVGGLPLGIVSSQSPLSAPDPSNHVLSSIKAEVKAESTETP
- the CtBP gene encoding C-terminal-binding protein isoform X10, whose amino-acid sequence is MDKNLMMPKRSRIDVKGTFANGPLQARPLVALLDGRDCSIEMPILKDVATVAFCDAQSTSEIHEKVLNEAVGALMWHTIILTKEDLEKFKALRIIVRIGSGTDNIDVKAAGELGIAVCNVPGYGVEEVADTTMCLILNLYRRTYWLANMVREGKKFTGPEQVREAAHGCARIRGDTLGLVGLGRIGSAVALRAKAFGFNVIFYDPYLPDGIDKSLGLTRVYTLQDLLFQSDCVSLHCTLNEHNHHLINEFTIKQMRPGAFLVNTARGGLVDDETLALALKQGRIRAAALDVHENEPYNGALKDAPNLICTPHAAFFSDASATELREMAATEIRRAIVGNIPDVLRNCVNKEYFMRTPPTAAAGGVAAAVYPEGDNTAR
- the CtBP gene encoding C-terminal-binding protein isoform X9 gives rise to the protein MDKNLMMPKRSRIDVKGTFANGPLQARPLVALLDGRDCSIEMPILKDVATVAFCDAQSTSEIHEKVLNEAVGALMWHTIILTKEDLEKFKALRIIVRIGSGTDNIDVKAAGELGIAVCNVPGYGVEEVADTTMCLILNLYRRTYWLANMVREGKKFTGPEQVREAAHGCARIRGDTLGLVGLGRIGSAVALRAKAFGFNVIFYDPYLPDGIDKSLGLTRVYTLQDLLFQSDCVSLHCTLNEHNHHLINEFTIKQMRPGAFLVNTARGGLVDDETLALALKQGRIRAAALDVHENEPYNGALKDAPNLICTPHAAFFSDASATELREMAATEIRRAIVGNIPDVLRNCVNKEYFMRTPPTAAAGGVAAAVYPEAPECARP
- the CtBP gene encoding C-terminal-binding protein isoform X7; translated protein: MDKNLMMPKRSRIDVKGTFANGPLQARPLVALLDGRDCSIEMPILKDVATVAFCDAQSTSEIHEKVLNEAVGALMWHTIILTKEDLEKFKALRIIVRIGSGTDNIDVKAAGELGIAVCNVPGYGVEEVADTTMCLILNLYRRTYWLANMVREGKKFTGPEQVREAAHGCARIRGDTLGLVGLGRIGSAVALRAKAFGFNVIFYDPYLPDGIDKSLGLTRVYTLQDLLFQSDCVSLHCTLNEHNHHLINEFTIKQMRPGAFLVNTARGGLVDDETLALALKQGRIRAAALDVHENEPYNVFQGALKDAPNLICTPHAAFFSDASATELREMAATEIRRAIVGNIPDVLRNCVNKEYFMRTPPTAAAGGVAAAVYPEAPECARP
- the CtBP gene encoding C-terminal-binding protein isoform X2, which gives rise to MDKNLMMPKRSRIDVKGTFANGPLQARPLVALLDGRDCSIEMPILKDVATVAFCDAQSTSEIHEKVLNEAVGALMWHTIILTKEDLEKFKALRIIVRIGSGTDNIDVKAAGELGIAVCNVPGYGVEEVADTTMCLILNLYRRTYWLANMVREGKKFTGPEQVREAAHGCARIRGDTLGLVGLGRIGSAVALRAKAFGFNVIFYDPYLPDGIDKSLGLTRVYTLQDLLFQSDCVSLHCTLNEHNHHLINEFTIKQMRPGAFLVNTARGGLVDDETLALALKQGRIRAAALDVHENEPYNGALKDAPNLICTPHAAFFSDASATELREMAATEIRRAIVGNIPDVLRNCVNKEYFMRTPPTAAAGGVAAAVYPEGLNGGYYTGALHHRAHSTTPHDGPHSTTNLGSSSSGSSAMAQPPPPNSIAAAAAALLPSPVPPTAVPTVPHLSPQVGGLPLGIVSSQSPLSAPDPSNHVLSSIKAEVKAESTETP
- the CtBP gene encoding C-terminal-binding protein isoform X8: MDKNLMMPKRSRIDVKGTFANGPLQARPLVALLDGRDCSIEMPILKDVATVAFCDAQSTSEIHEKVLNEAVGALMWHTIILTKEDLEKFKALRIIVRIGSGTDNIDVKAAGELGIAVCNVPGYGVEEVADTTMCLILNLYRRTYWLANMVREGKKFTGPEQVREAAHGCARIRGDTLGLVGLGRIGSAVALRAKAFGFNVIFYDPYLPDGIDKSLGLTRVYTLQDLLFQSDCVSLHCTLNEHNHHLINEFTIKQMRPGAFLVNTARGGLVDDETLALALKQGRIRAAALDVHENEPYNVFQGALKDAPNLICTPHAAFFSDASATELREMAATEIRRAIVGNIPDVLRNCVNKEYFMRTPPTAAAGGVAAAVYPEGDNTAR
- the CtBP gene encoding C-terminal-binding protein isoform X5, whose protein sequence is MDKNLMMPKRSRIDVKGTFANGPLQARPLVALLDGRDCSIEMPILKDVATVAFCDAQSTSEIHEKVLNEAVGALMWHTIILTKEDLEKFKALRIIVRIGSGTDNIDVKAAGELGIAVCNVPGYGVEEVADTTMCLILNLYRRTYWLANMVREGKKFTGPEQVREAAHGCARIRGDTLGLVGLGRIGSAVALRAKAFGFNVIFYDPYLPDGIDKSLGLTRVYTLQDLLFQSDCVSLHCTLNEHNHHLINEFTIKQMRPGAFLVNTARGGLVDDETLALALKQGRIRAAALDVHENEPYNVFQGALKDAPNLICTPHAAFFSDASATELREMAATEIRRAIVGNIPDVLRNCVNKEYFMRTPPTAAAGGVAAAVYPEGALHHRAHSTTPHDGPHSTTNLGSSSSGSSAMAQPPPPNSIAAAAAALLPSPVPPTAVPTVPHLSPQVGGLPLGIVSSQSPLSAPDPSNHVLSSIKAEVKAESTETP
- the CtBP gene encoding C-terminal-binding protein isoform X3 yields the protein MDKNLMMPKRSRIDVKGTFANGPLQARPLVALLDGRDCSIEMPILKDVATVAFCDAQSTSEIHEKVLNEAVGALMWHTIILTKEDLEKFKALRIIVRIGSGTDNIDVKAAGELGIAVCNVPGYGVEEVADTTMCLILNLYRRTYWLANMVREGKKFTGPEQVREAAHGCARIRGDTLGLVGLGRIGSAVALRAKAFGFNVIFYDPYLPDGIDKSLGLTRVYTLQDLLFQSDCVSLHCTLNEHNHHLINEFTIKQMRPGAFLVNTARGGLVDDETLALALKQGRIRAAALDVHENEPYNVFQGALKDAPNLICTPHAAFFSDASATELREMAATEIRRAIVGNIPDVLRNCVNKEYFMRTPPTAAAGGVAAAVYPEGLNGGYYTGALHHRAHSTTPHDGPHSTTNLGSSSSGSSAMAQPPPPNSIAAAAAALLPSPVPPTAVPTVPHLSPQVGGLPLGIPLSAPDPSNHVLSSIKAEVKAESTETP
- the CtBP gene encoding C-terminal-binding protein isoform X6, with the protein product MDKNLMMPKRSRIDVKGTFANGPLQARPLVALLDGRDCSIEMPILKDVATVAFCDAQSTSEIHEKVLNEAVGALMWHTIILTKEDLEKFKALRIIVRIGSGTDNIDVKAAGELGIAVCNVPGYGVEEVADTTMCLILNLYRRTYWLANMVREGKKFTGPEQVREAAHGCARIRGDTLGLVGLGRIGSAVALRAKAFGFNVIFYDPYLPDGIDKSLGLTRVYTLQDLLFQSDCVSLHCTLNEHNHHLINEFTIKQMRPGAFLVNTARGGLVDDETLALALKQGRIRAAALDVHENEPYNGALKDAPNLICTPHAAFFSDASATELREMAATEIRRAIVGNIPDVLRNCVNKEYFMRTPPTAAAGGVAAAVYPEGALHHRAHSTTPHDGPHSTTNLGSSSSGSSAMAQPPPPNSIAAAAAALLPSPVPPTAVPTVPHLSPQVGGLPLGIVSSQSPLSAPDPSNHVLSSIKAEVKAESTETP
- the CtBP gene encoding C-terminal-binding protein isoform X4, producing MDKNLMMPKRSRIDVKGTFANGPLQARPLVALLDGRDCSIEMPILKDVATVAFCDAQSTSEIHEKVLNEAVGALMWHTIILTKEDLEKFKALRIIVRIGSGTDNIDVKAAGELGIAVCNVPGYGVEEVADTTMCLILNLYRRTYWLANMVREGKKFTGPEQVREAAHGCARIRGDTLGLVGLGRIGSAVALRAKAFGFNVIFYDPYLPDGIDKSLGLTRVYTLQDLLFQSDCVSLHCTLNEHNHHLINEFTIKQMRPGAFLVNTARGGLVDDETLALALKQGRIRAAALDVHENEPYNGALKDAPNLICTPHAAFFSDASATELREMAATEIRRAIVGNIPDVLRNCVNKEYFMRTPPTAAAGGVAAAVYPEGLNGGYYTGALHHRAHSTTPHDGPHSTTNLGSSSSGSSAMAQPPPPNSIAAAAAALLPSPVPPTAVPTVPHLSPQVGGLPLGIPLSAPDPSNHVLSSIKAEVKAESTETP